In Candidatus Roseilinea sp., one DNA window encodes the following:
- a CDS encoding uracil-DNA glycosylase, with product MDDLSKVASEVRACTLCGLSAGRKNAVPGEGPSRAEVMLIGEGPGFHEDQQGRPFVGPSGQFLTELLASAGYKREDVFITNVIKCRPPGNRDPLPEEIQACSRYLDRQIALINPKVIITLGRFSMAKWFPGQKISAIHGKAKRIDGRVVVAMFHPAAALHQQSLRGLIEEDFRRLPEIVKSVQAEEERATPKPSDSAGEQLSLF from the coding sequence ATGGACGACCTCTCCAAAGTTGCCAGCGAAGTGCGCGCGTGCACGTTGTGCGGCTTGTCGGCCGGTCGCAAGAACGCTGTGCCTGGCGAAGGTCCTTCTCGCGCTGAGGTCATGCTGATCGGCGAGGGGCCGGGCTTTCACGAAGACCAGCAAGGCCGGCCGTTCGTCGGACCATCGGGCCAGTTTTTGACCGAGTTGTTGGCCAGCGCCGGTTACAAGCGCGAAGACGTGTTCATTACGAATGTCATCAAGTGCCGCCCCCCCGGCAATCGCGACCCGCTGCCCGAGGAGATCCAGGCCTGCTCGCGCTACCTCGACCGGCAGATTGCGCTGATCAACCCGAAAGTCATCATCACGCTGGGGCGGTTCTCGATGGCCAAGTGGTTCCCCGGCCAGAAGATCTCGGCCATTCACGGCAAAGCCAAGCGCATTGACGGGCGGGTGGTGGTGGCCATGTTCCATCCGGCTGCCGCGTTGCATCAGCAATCGTTGCGCGGCCTGATAGAGGAGGACTTCCGTCGCCTGCCGGAGATCGTCAAGTCGGTGCAGGCCGAGGAGGAGCGCGCCACGCCCAAGCCGTCCGATAGCGCAGGCGAACAACTCAGTTTGTTCTGA
- the menA gene encoding 1,4-dihydroxy-2-naphthoate octaprenyltransferase, translating to MNAVSALRPSAWLLAARLRTLPASISPVIVGTALSLREGKFDLPIFVATLAAAMLLQVGANYANDVFDYLKGADRARRGPLRVTQSGLLTPRQMLVGTAVVFGLAALIGIYLVLAGGWPILLIGALAIICALAYTAGPFPLAYRGLGDLFAFVFFGVIAVMGTYFLQSGRFTLVSFIASLPNALFATAIIVVNNLRDMDTDREAGKYTLAVRIGDRATRLEYTLMLAGAYLIPLILRVGGAIQEWAWLLPWVSAPVALMLVRDLWRAPRSPALNPILARTAQLNLLFSILFAVGLIVVGD from the coding sequence GTGAATGCCGTGTCCGCGTTGCGTCCGAGCGCTTGGCTGCTTGCCGCGCGGCTGAGAACGTTGCCTGCATCTATCTCGCCGGTGATCGTCGGCACGGCACTCTCGCTGCGCGAGGGGAAGTTCGACCTGCCGATCTTCGTCGCCACGCTGGCGGCTGCGATGTTGTTACAAGTCGGCGCGAACTATGCCAACGACGTGTTCGACTACCTCAAAGGCGCCGACCGCGCCCGGCGAGGGCCGCTGCGCGTCACCCAAAGCGGCCTGCTGACCCCGCGACAGATGCTGGTGGGAACGGCAGTTGTGTTCGGGCTGGCTGCATTGATCGGGATCTACCTGGTGCTCGCCGGCGGTTGGCCGATCCTGCTGATCGGCGCGCTGGCTATCATCTGCGCCCTCGCCTACACGGCCGGGCCGTTTCCGTTGGCCTACCGCGGCCTCGGCGATTTGTTCGCGTTCGTCTTCTTCGGCGTGATCGCCGTGATGGGCACCTACTTTTTGCAGTCCGGCCGGTTCACGTTAGTTTCGTTCATCGCGTCGCTGCCGAATGCCCTGTTTGCCACGGCGATCATCGTCGTCAACAACCTGCGCGACATGGATACCGACCGAGAGGCCGGCAAATACACGCTGGCCGTGCGCATCGGCGATCGCGCCACGCGCCTTGAGTACACGCTCATGCTGGCCGGCGCGTATTTGATTCCGCTCATCCTGCGAGTCGGCGGCGCCATTCAAGAATGGGCCTGGCTGCTGCCCTGGGTCAGCGCGCCGGTCGCGCTGATGCTGGTGCGAGACCTTTGGCGCGCGCCGCGCAGCCCGGCGCTCAACCCCATCCTGGCGCGCACGGCGCAGCTCAATCTGCTCTTCTCGATCTTGTTTGCGGTTGGATTGATCGTGGTCGGCGATTAG